The sequence below is a genomic window from Sporanaerobacter acetigenes DSM 13106.
TATTTCTGAACTTGAATATGCAATCATTGCTGAACAAACATCAGATCATATAAAACTCCTAGTCAAGCGTTTAAGTACTTTAACTGATGGCTATGCATCAGTTGTTAAATCCAAATCAATAAAAATTTTTGATCTAAAGAAAATGATAACTCAAGCATTATTTATGGTAGATTTTAGACTATCTGCTCATGAAATTACAGTTGATAAACAGTACATAAACAATAAAACCGATTTTAAAATAAAAGGTAACGAAAGTCTTATTATAAGTAGTATCATTAATATTATAGATAATTCGATATGGTGGCTTAATTATGCTAAAATACCCAACAAAAAGATTTTTTTCGATATTACTCGTGATATTACTGGATATATAAGTATAATCATTGCTGATAATGGCAAAGGATTTACAATACCTACTGACATAGTGACAAAACCCTTTATAACTGACAAACCAAGTGGTATGGGATTGGGCCTTCATCTAGCTAGCGAATTAATGAAACAACATGGCGGGCAACTTTTCTTTCCAGAATTTGATGATTTACAATTACCAAATGAGTATAAACAAGGAGCACTAATAGCCCTTTCTTTTAAGGAGGATTAAAATGCAGGAAAATATCATTGATAAAGTATTCATAATAGATGATAAATATGAAGAAGTTTTACCCGTTATTCAAGCACTAGCTAAAAAAGGTATACCTACAATTTATTGGAATGGAAATGTAGATACTAAACCAGAGTATCCTTTAAGTGGGATAAGATTAGTAATCTTAGATATGCGCTTTTCATTTGTCACTGACTCACACACTATAAATACTAATCTTTTTAATTTATTAAAAAATGCTATTAGTTATGAAAATGGACCATATATATTATTTATATGGAGTAAACACGACAATGAATATTTAGAAGATTTTAGGGCTGATCTTCGAAAAGAATCTGAAATTCCACAACCATATTTAATTGTCAATATGGAAAAAAATAAATTTATGAAAACTATATCTGAAAAAAATGAAATATATGAAGAAATAGCTAGTACGCTGAATACTGCAAATAATATAGAAATAAAAAAAGAGATTCTTGATATATTGGAAAATGTAGGCTTGAGTGATAGCATAGAACGCATTAAGACTAAAGAAAATGCTGTTGAAGAATTAATGGATACTTTAGATGAGAAGTTAAAAGAAGCTAATGCATTATATATTCTTCTCATATGGGAAAGTCTAGTAAGAACATCTGCTAGTAAGTTAGTTAATGATATTGCCAGTTTTTCTGAATTTGATGAAACTTGGGACAATAATATTAAAACATTAATTCAACATTTAGCTTTAGCTAATGCTGGAAAAGCTTTAGGTGAAACAGCTAAAGAATATATTATTAATGCTATGTCTTCTCTAAATCATATGCTTCCTGATGAATTATGGAATCAAATAATGGGACAACATATAGATGAAAATAATTTTAGTTTTATTAATGAACCTTCAATAATAAAAGAAATAGATAATAATATATACTCAATTTCAAAAACAAATACAAAGTTTATTATTAAAGAAAATAATTCTGATTATACTTCATTTAGAAGTTTATCCCAAATAAATGAAGGTGCAGATAAACAGTTATGTGAAGAATTATACAACCTCTATTTAGTCTTTTTAGCCAATAGCAACTCTAAATTATTATGTGAAAAAGTAAATTCTAATTGTATTAAAAAACCTGGAGGTCTGTATAAAATTGATAACCCTGAATTTTCAGGTGAATTAATTAATTCTATATTTAAAAATAATGCAAATATTAATACAGATAATATTTCTTTAATAAAATTAGATATATCCTCTTCTTGTGATTATGCTCAAGACAAGCTTAAAAGGATACGTATATTATGGGGACTCATGATTGATCAGAGTTGTTTCTCTTATATTAATAATACCGAAGACATATATTGTACACCAATAATAAAAACTAATGATAAAATTGTTAAGCTGGTGTTTAATTTTCACTATATTTCAAATGAATCTAAAGATATTTTAGAACAATCAGAAAAACTTTTTTCGTTTAGAGAATTACTCTTGACAGAAATAAAACATAAACTTTCTACTTATATATCAAGAGTGGGGATAATAAATTTATAATAATATTTCTTATTTATTGTAATAATGGTAATCCATGATAAGGTATAGATCATTAAATCTAGAATCTATACCTTATCTAAATATGATTGTCAAAGCTTCCTTTATTTTTTCTGCTATCTTCTCGGCCATTAATGGTGGAACTGCATTACCTATCTGCCTAAAAGCTGCCGTCCTACCTCCTTCAAAATAATAACTATCTGGAAAAGATTGAATTCTTGCTGCTTCTCTTATAGATAAAGATCTATTTTGTAATATATCCGGGTGTATATAATAATGCCCATCTTTTGATATATGAGCAACTATCGTATGAGATATATCATTATATGGAACAACTTTAAACCTATCAAGAAAACTTTTAGTATTTTTATGTTTGATTAAATATTCTGGTAATTCATTGTATTTCAATTTTCTTTTCTCTTCATTCCATATATCTACACATGTTTTATATATTTCCAAATCAATATCCCTATGTGGTCTCGCTTCATGCTGAATTAATATATCATCTTTATTCCTTATTTTCAACTCTGTCAAACATTCATTAATTCCAGACGTATATTTATAATCTTCAATTTTTTCACCTGCATTTATAAAGGGTAGATCATCAAATAAATCTTTTATTGTCCATTTCTGTTCTTCAGCTGTAAATATAGGATAAGAAAATTCAATATCACTTTTCCATCCAATTAGAATTACTCTCTCTCTAGATTGAATAACTCCAAAATCTTTAGCATTAAGTATCTTATATTCTATATTGTATCCGCACATTAACATTTCTTTTTTTATTTGCTTGAAAATTTGACCATTTTTTGCTGATAAAATACCTCTTACATTTTCAAACACAAACACTTTAGGTTTATATATTTCAAGAATTTTTATATAATATTTGTATAAATAAGTTCTTGGATCATCCTCAACTTTCAATTTATTTCTAGCTCTACCAGCCACTGAAAAGCTTTGACAAGGTGGTCCTCCTATAACAACATGTATTGGCTTATTGTTCCTTAATTTATCTATTTGTTCAATAATATTTTGTAATGTTTCTTCAGAAATTTCCTGGCATATTACTCTGTCTAAAATTTCATTAGGAATATACTTTATTAAATCTTCTCTTGAAATATTATTCATCAAATATTCTTTATATATATCTAGCTTGTCCTTTTCTAGTAAATAATAAAATATCTCTCTAGTTTGTAATGTTGTAGCAGCCCATTTATCCATTTCCACATGGGCAACGATATTAAATTCTTCTCTTCTAAAACCTTCCGATAACCCTCCCGCGCCAGCAAAGAGATCTATAACATTCATTTATAAATCACCTCTTCTTTTTCCAGGATAACAGTTTTTGATAATAAAGTCAATAAGAACTCGTTATTTCCATATCATGTAAGCAACCAACGTTGCTAATATTTTTTGATAGTCTATATCAACCCCTGATACCTCAATTCACTATCTATATCCACATCCATTTCATGAATAGAGTTATAAATACAAGCTTTTAAATATCCAATCTTATTTCTAATCTCTTTCTCTCTACTAGCTTCCTTGAATTTATTTACAGCATGTTCTATTATAAAGAAGTTAAGCTTATCCATATCTTTTTTCAGCATCTCCACAGGGATAATACTATCACCAATATTTATCCTTTTTTTATTTTCAATATCTAAATATAATAAACGTATTGCATGAGCAACAGCAACTTGATATTTTTCATCTATGCCTTGAAGTTCACAATTTATAATTGTTCTTTTGTAATCTTCTATTAGATGCGTAGATATGTTATCTATCTGTCCATCTGTTTTTATTTCATCACTATTTATAGACTGACTGATAGACTTATACTCAGTGTCATTAATATTAGTATTATTTATATCAGTATCATTCGGTGAAAAATCTTTACAGTCCTGACTGAAAGATTCTTTCATTCCTGACTGTAAATTATTTTCACTCCCGACTGAAATTTTTTTACACTCCATTTTAGTATTGTTATCATCTACTTCAGGACTTCCTTCTTCCTCTTTTTTATGGTTCTTGAGTTTTTCATTTTTTATATTTATTACCGTCAAATATATACGATTAGGTCTATTTGCTCCTTGCCTTTCTTCTTCCATCAAACCAGCCCCTATAAGTTGCTTAATTGCTTTTCGTAATGTAGGTTGACTACAACCTAACAATTCAGACATATCTTCTCTTGTAAATATCAAATATACCTCACCTTTTTCATTTATCCATCCATTAGACATACTGAGCTCGTGTCTATCACGTAATAATGAATATAAAATCCTAGCATCATTTGAAAGATTTTTAAACTCTCCTTCAAACAAAAATTTAGGCATTTGATAAAATCTATTATTATTAACATCATTAACCGTATATCTAACTCTATTCATCATCTTAATTCCCCCTCAATATTTTTGGATACAAAAAGAGACACTCGAAGGGGTGTCTCTAACTTTACATTAATATTTAAATAAGATCATAAGGTCTCATGTTCAACAATATATTCACTTAAAATTGATTCCCATGTTTTTTCATTAATATTGCTATCAAATAAATTTAATGAAGATTTGTTAAAATATAGGCCTCTGTTTCCTGATAAAATTCTTCTTACATTTTGCATTTCTCCTTTTTCTATCAACTGCACTATTACATCAATTTTTATGTCATCTACAAGCTTTAAAGAATTAACTAATTCAGTAATTTCATAAGGTTTTGTTCCTCCACACAATACTTTAACATCCCCAATCCCAAAAACTTTAAGATTTTTTTCTTTCAATATCCCTATATCTACAATAGCAAAATTATAGCCCATATCAATTGGAACACTACTATCTAAAAAATAATCTACTCCTTTATAAGAAAAGTAATTGTCAACAATAGGGATATTGGGAAAAAAGTATGAATGTATCTGCAAAAGATGATTCCTATCATTAGCTTCTGTATAAGAAACTTTAGCTCCTATTTTTGCTAAAAAATTAGCCATATTTATAGCAGTAGTTGTTGTACCAACCCTATTCATAGCCCCAGCAACCATAATTTTTACATTTTCTTGTGAAAAAGAATACTTTGAAAAATTTTCTACCTGCACATCTTTATTTATGGTTTTTAAAATATAATCTCTACTCATTCCTTGAGGGCTCATACAAATCCTTATCTCTTCTTGAATTCCATCTATTGTATCAGAAGTAACTATATTATAACACTCCGTTTCAGTTATAAGCCTATTTAGCAAACCATTATCTCCATTTTCTGCAAACAAAATAAGTCTAGTATTATACATAGTTTTAAATGCTATTATTGCTTCAATGATATCTTCTGGAGCATCATTCAAAGCAGCTAAATCTATAGCTACATAAGAATATAAATCTAAATTTTTCATATCATATATGATAAAATTTTTTAAGATAAATTCTCCTGAAAGTTTTTTTACTAGCATACCTGTTTCTTCTGTAAGAAAATCAAACAATCCTATATTCTCATTACTAGTTAAATATAAAAGCAAACTTTTCCCTCCTTCATTATCTCCCAATAATCCAAAATGGACCTCCTGCATCTACTCCTTTCCTTGCTTCATTCAAAATAATTGATAAGTCCCATTCTTGTTCACTTCTTTTTATGCTTATGGGATCTGCTACTAGAATTTTACCTTCTTGAGTTATTCCTCTAAGTACAATAAAATGTCCCGTACTTGTGAAATGTCCTTCTCCCATAATAGCAATAATCAATTTCTCATTTGAAAGTGCATCTATAATTTTTTCAGTTTCAGATGCTTTAGCACCTTCCACTTTTAATCCAAAATGTTTTGCTCCATTAGGAATTAAGCTATGATAGGAACCTGCTCCTTCACAATAATATCCATTCTTATAAGACCAATTGCACACTTCAACAGGATTAACAGTTTTATCACTTAAAGTAGAAACAACCATAGCAAGTGAAGTTGGACCACAACCAGATCTACCAATGGTACCAGTTTTCCCATAAGGTATATCTTTCCACCTACTGTCAGCTTGATTATAATAAACTATATCTATAGAGCTATCTTGAAATTCATAAGAACTAAAATCAAATTCAGAACTATAAATATAATCTTCATCTTCAATATCTATTGATTGCTCATATCCATATTCATTTCGAACATCTTTTACATATTCTAATTCTTCTTCAGAAAAGTATTGTTCAATAACTTCAAAAGGACTAGACAAAATATAAAAAATTGTAACGAAAATCAAAAATTTAACAACGAAAATCGATGTCATAGTAATAATTTTTCTCTCTCTTGCTTCTTCCTCTATTAATGAATTTATTTTAAACACCTCCCCAGAAAAGGCCTTCTAAAATCGTTTATAATGTCATTTACATATGGCGATATACCAATAGCATTGGCACAGAACAAAATGGCTTATAAAGAGCAAATATTAAGCAAAACTATACATTCTCTTTATAAGCCTATAAAAATATTAACTAATTAATTGATTTTACTCCTTTTCACAAAATTTTTCTTATCTTCCTCCTGCTGTTCCCATATATTCAAATTTATATTCAGGAATTTCAAAATCAACAGATAATCTTTTTGAGCCAATAAACATTAAAGCAGTTCCTCTTTTTTTAGCTGCAATAAGTTCCTCTTCTGCTTCCGTTAAATTATATAAATCTTTTGTTTCTTGTAAATTTTTCCCGTCTGTACCCATTATAATTTTATATGTTGCTAAATCTAGTAATGCTTGTCCGTACATTTTAACCTTTGGATCCAAAAAGTCTACTACACTATGACTAGCTACGACAATACTTCCCTCACTTTTTCTAACTCCTTTTGCTGCATTTCTTAAAAATGCAATAGATTGAGGATTCTCAGGATCAATCATTAGATAGGCTTCATCACAAAAAAGCATTACTTTTTCAACAGGATCTTTTGTGATTTCTTCCCAAGCCCATTGTAATATACTAAAATATTGTGTAGTAATAATATTTTTGGGAGAATTCTGTAAATCTTTTGTATCTAAACAAATGCATTTAGAATTTGCAGAAATTGTTGTATAGCCATTCCATAAAAAAGAATCACTACCAAAAGCTATATCTTTTAATAAAAGAGCTAAATCCTCATAGTCTTTCTTATAAGGATTTTCCTGCTTTGACTTTTCATATATTTGGTTATGAAGATCTTTCATAATAGGAAAATCTTCATTATTAAGCAATGATATATCCGTATCCCAAAATATATTGAATTCATTGTACAGCTCTATTATTTCTCTTTTCAAAATAGCCATTTGCCTATCTGTCAATGATGGAATATAAAGCTTAAAGAACACTTCTAAATTTTTAATATAAAGTGCCATATCTCCCATGCCTTGACCTTCATCTTCATATAACTTCTCTGTTTCATTTTCATCATCTCTTGGAGAAGTTCTAATTTGAAGAGGATTTAACATTCCTTTGCTTCCACCTCCACAATTGATCCAGTCTCCTTCTAACTTGTGTGTTAATTCTTTAAATTCTCTATGTGGATCAATAAAAATAACTTTAGTCCCCTTCATATATTCCGATAATGCTATATGCTTTAAGGCTGTAGATTTTCCTACTCCAGGAACGCCCATAAATGTAATATTGGAATTTGTCCTATCTCCTTCTCTCTTCCAAAGATCTAATATAATTAGTCCTCCTAAACTGTCTTTTGCAAAATAATATCC
It includes:
- a CDS encoding DNA cytosine methyltransferase; the protein is MNVIDLFAGAGGLSEGFRREEFNIVAHVEMDKWAATTLQTREIFYYLLEKDKLDIYKEYLMNNISREDLIKYIPNEILDRVICQEISEETLQNIIEQIDKLRNNKPIHVVIGGPPCQSFSVAGRARNKLKVEDDPRTYLYKYYIKILEIYKPKVFVFENVRGILSAKNGQIFKQIKKEMLMCGYNIEYKILNAKDFGVIQSRERVILIGWKSDIEFSYPIFTAEEQKWTIKDLFDDLPFINAGEKIEDYKYTSGINECLTELKIRNKDDILIQHEARPHRDIDLEIYKTCVDIWNEEKRKLKYNELPEYLIKHKNTKSFLDRFKVVPYNDISHTIVAHISKDGHYYIHPDILQNRSLSIREAARIQSFPDSYYFEGGRTAAFRQIGNAVPPLMAEKIAEKIKEALTIIFR
- a CDS encoding replication initiator protein A — translated: MMNRVRYTVNDVNNNRFYQMPKFLFEGEFKNLSNDARILYSLLRDRHELSMSNGWINEKGEVYLIFTREDMSELLGCSQPTLRKAIKQLIGAGLMEEERQGANRPNRIYLTVINIKNEKLKNHKKEEEGSPEVDDNNTKMECKKISVGSENNLQSGMKESFSQDCKDFSPNDTDINNTNINDTEYKSISQSINSDEIKTDGQIDNISTHLIEDYKRTIINCELQGIDEKYQVAVAHAIRLLYLDIENKKRINIGDSIIPVEMLKKDMDKLNFFIIEHAVNKFKEASREKEIRNKIGYLKACIYNSIHEMDVDIDSELRYQGLI
- a CDS encoding C39 family peptidase, coding for MFKINSLIEEEARERKIITMTSIFVVKFLIFVTIFYILSSPFEVIEQYFSEEELEYVKDVRNEYGYEQSIDIEDEDYIYSSEFDFSSYEFQDSSIDIVYYNQADSRWKDIPYGKTGTIGRSGCGPTSLAMVVSTLSDKTVNPVEVCNWSYKNGYYCEGAGSYHSLIPNGAKHFGLKVEGAKASETEKIIDALSNEKLIIAIMGEGHFTSTGHFIVLRGITQEGKILVADPISIKRSEQEWDLSIILNEARKGVDAGGPFWIIGR
- a CDS encoding VirB4 family type IV secretion system protein: MKKKSKETISINNTLLNIISPIGMNFTRNTLTIGENTGKMYGIVKYPQSVRYGWLSRITNIPNTICSISFKPIDSGVFLENLSRSISRNKGLANTTKDSLTRTRAEKAAEDAEKTLIRIDQEDESVGLMGVTIMPIATDDEVFEKTDKKVKGTASVAKCRIRNLANLQKEGFKQLSPFYTTEERVETIINKVVPLSTFIGGFPFARVGYTDKTGYYFAKDSLGGLIILDLWKREGDRTNSNITFMGVPGVGKSTALKHIALSEYMKGTKVIFIDPHREFKELTHKLEGDWINCGGGSKGMLNPLQIRTSPRDDENETEKLYEDEGQGMGDMALYIKNLEVFFKLYIPSLTDRQMAILKREIIELYNEFNIFWDTDISLLNNEDFPIMKDLHNQIYEKSKQENPYKKDYEDLALLLKDIAFGSDSFLWNGYTTISANSKCICLDTKDLQNSPKNIITTQYFSILQWAWEEITKDPVEKVMLFCDEAYLMIDPENPQSIAFLRNAAKGVRKSEGSIVVASHSVVDFLDPKVKMYGQALLDLATYKIIMGTDGKNLQETKDLYNLTEAEEELIAAKKRGTALMFIGSKRLSVDFEIPEYKFEYMGTAGGR